A window from Manis javanica isolate MJ-LG chromosome 10, MJ_LKY, whole genome shotgun sequence encodes these proteins:
- the POLR2J gene encoding DNA-directed RNA polymerase II subunit RPB11-a, with amino-acid sequence MNAPPAFESFLLFEGEKKITINKDTKVPNACLFTINKEDHTLGNIIKSQLLKDPQVLFAGYKVPHPLEHKIIIRVQTTPDYSPQEAFTNAITDLISELSLLEERFRVAIKDKQEGIE; translated from the exons ATGAACGCCCCTCCTGCCTTCGAGTCGTTCTTGCTCTTCGAAGGCGAGAAGAA GATCACCATTAACAAGGACACCAAGGTACCCAATGCCTGTTTGTTCACCATCAACAAAGAAGACCACACGCTCGGCAACATCATTAAGTC GCAGCTGTTGAAGGACCCCCAGGTATTGTTTGCTGGTTACAAAGTCCCCCACCCCTTGGAGCACAAGATCATCATTCGTGTGCAGACCACACCAGACTACAGCCCCCAAGAGGCCTTCACCAATGCCATCACAGACCTCATCAGCGAGCTCTCCCTCCTGGAAGAGCGATTCCGG GTGGCCATCAAAGACAAGCAAGAAGGCATCGAATAG